The genomic interval TTTTTATGCAGTGGGAAAAACAGTATGACATATTCAGAAAATGCGATAAACATATTAACAGTAAAAACTTATAAAGGGATTGGTACTGCTTGGATTGTAAAAAATTTAAGAGGGAATGAAAGTACAGAGACAATTGTTTCATTGCTAAATAATAATTCTAAACAAAATGAAATAATTACTATTGATGATTTTGAATTTAGTAAAAATCATATAAAAGAAAAATTAAGTAATTTTGAAGACAGTTGTGATGGTTTAATAGCAATTGGTGATAAGAATTTCCCGCGATATAGAGGTGATGTTAAAGAAAGCGAACAGCCTATTTTTCTTTTTTACAAAGGAGATATTGACTTATTAGATATTGACAACAATAATATCACTGTAATAGGTTTGCTAAATCCAGATGAAACAATCGAAACAAGAGAAAGAAAAATTGTTGAAGAAATTGTCAAACGAGATATAACAATAGTAAGCGGATTAGCTTTTGGCTGCGATAGTATTGCTCATCAGCAAGCTATAATTGGAGGTAAAACGATTGCAATTTTGCCAAGTCCACTTAATGATATATTACCTACCAAAAATAGAGATTTAGCATTTGAGATTGTAGAAGAAGGTGGTTTATTAATAACCGAATACTATGAAAAATTTAAATCAAAAATGGAATTAAGTAGTCGCTATAAAGAGAGAGATAGATTACAGGCTTTATTTTGCGATACGATAATTTTAGCTGCTAGTTATGCACAGGATTCAGCAACTCGTTGGAATATATATAACCAAAAACTTGATAGTGGGGCAAGATTAGCAATGGAATATGCAAAAAATTATAATATTCCTCGCGCTGTTATGTATAACCAAGATACTGATATTGATAACCCCATGTTTGATTTAAATAGACAGTTAATTTTAGAAGAAAAAAATATTACGATTTTAACTCAAAAAAATTTGGAAAAGATGATTGATAAAATAAAAGAAAAAAGATTACATTATAATAAGCCATTAAGTTTATTTGATCAATGACAAAAAGATATAACAAAGAGAATAAAGGGGACAGTTTCCACCTTTCACCTCCCTTAAATTTTTAACTATTTTTAACTTCAAGCCACCCTTTTTTCATCCAGCTTTAGAAATCTATTGGTATCATAAATCTCTCTGTTTTTAAACAGTGAAAATGCAATGACTACCATTTTACGCATCACAGCAATTTGTGCCACTGTGCTTTGTTTGCCTTTTTCTTTAAGTCTATTATAGAACATTTGCATATGAGGGTTATGATTGATAGCGATGAGGGTTGGCATAAAGAGGGTACTTCGAACAAGGCGTGAGCCTTGTTTTGATATGCGTGATTTTCGTTTCAGTGAACTGCCTGAGCTAACCTCAATAGGATCAAGCCCACAAAATGCCACAATCTCTTTTGATGAAGCATCACCATAGCGCATAAACAAATCAAACAGCACTAAGCCTGAAATAGTGCCAATACCTTTAAGTGAAGTTATCGCAGAAAAATGCTCCTCGTAGGCTTTGTTTGCTTTAATGAGTTCAAGCATTGTGGTGATGATTTCCTTCTCTTCTGCTTTAAGTGCTTTAATCTTAACACGTAGCTTTCTAATGATAAAAAGCTCATCCTCTCTGTTCAGTGCTGCTTCGAGTTGATTGGTTTTTACCACACGCTCTTTCATCACTGTTTTATAGTAGCGTAGATAATTTTGTAGGGTTTCTAGCTTGGCATCATAATGGGGAATAGCAATCTCTTCGCTTGGTGCAATCTTATGTATTTGATAGAGCATTCGTGCATCTACCACATCACTCTTATTGCGATTTTTAATCGTTTTGGCAAAAGCAGCACTTTGAGAAGGTTTGATGATGTAGCACAATATGGCATGTTGGGCACAAAAGCGTTTCACTAAAGTGCTATAACTTCCTGTAGGCTCGTAAATCCAAACAACCTCTACTGATTTACCATACCGTTTTTTCACTTTAGCGTACAGTTGTTTTAACCCTTTGAGACTATTTTCCGCTTCAATATCTTCATTAAACGTGCCTAGATGAATTTGTAAACTTGCCTTGGAAATATCAATTCCGATATACTCATACACAAGAACCTCCTTGAAATAAAGAAGAGTTCGTTAGTGTCGGCATCGTACCGACATGATCGTCGAACCTAAACTCTGACTCGTACAATACGGTCTGCTTTATGCGACCTTGTTTCCACTCGGGCTTTTGGGTTCGACTGCTTAACTGTCCCTCAGACTCACTTTTCATGGTCTTGGCTAATTCCAACATGTCATTGAACTCTTTGTATAATACTATCCAAAAGCTCTTTTCGAGTGGATTTTGAATGATACGAGGCTACTTTAATGGAACTAGGCAATAAATCTTTTACATGTAAGGATTTTTTCCTTACATGTAAAGTGTGATTGCCCTCACCGCTTCGGGATACGCATGAGTGTACTTTTGAATACCTGAGCCAAAACTCTCCAACATATCTTTCGCGCGGATAAACAACGCTGTGTCATTTTCGATCTTCGCTAATTCAAAAAGATTTTTAATCATAGTTGAAAGCGGGCTTTTGTAGCTGTTATCTTCCAAAACGGCTTTGGCACGAAAGGCTTTATCGGAGAGATACCATGTCTCTTCTTTGTAAAATTTATGCTCTGCCTCATGGCTGAGTTTCTTTGCCAACTCTAAGTAGTTTGTCTCTTTCGTATGTGCGTAGCCACGCAATAAGCTTTCGATCACAAAAGCATAATCTTCCAATAACGCTTCCACTTTCAAACTGCCACCTAAGACGATTTGATGGTACAAAATGCCGTTTACATGTAAAGTATTTAGAAGAGAATCGAGCACGCTTTTCGCTTTCTCAATTTTTCCCGCTTCAAAAAGTGCAGTCACCATTAAAGCGTTCCATGCAGTTAAAATCTTTGTGTCAATAAACGGATACACCACCCGTTGACGTACCTCTTTTAACATCGCGATGGCTTCATCCAAACGAGCAGGTTTTTCGTTACATGTAAGAACAGGATTGGTGGTTTGGTGCTCGAAATTTCCAAATTTTGTGATGCCAAAATAGTCCATAACAGCCTTCGTTTCCACTTCACTTAGCCCACCTTTTAAGAGCGCTTCTTTGGCTTGAAGAAAGCCAAAAACAAAGTATTTGCCCTCTTCTCCTTCACTGTCTGCATCACTGGCACTCAGGTACAACCCCTCTTTTAAAAAACGCTCATCCATCGCTTCAATGGTTTTATCAACCACTTCATTAAACAACGGTTTTTGCGTAAGCGAATACAATTTGGCATAGACTTCGATCAGCTCAGCATTGGTGTAAAGCATTTTTTCAAAATGGGGAATCACCCAAGCTTCATCGACACTGTAACGGTAAAAGCCACCCTCAATTTGGTCGTTTATGCCTCCTTGTGCCATCGCAAACAGCGCATCTTCGCTCATATACAACGCTTCAAGGTTTTTAGTTTGGGCGTAAATATCCAAAAGTGCGTTCCATGTGGACGCATGGGGAAATTTAGGCGCACTTCCAATGCCTTTGGAAACATCATCAAAACTCGTTTTTACCTTGCTCACAAAAGCTTCAATCACCGCTTCGGTGTGAATACTCTGCTTTTGCTCAAAACTTCGCTCATACTGTTTGATCGCAGCTTCAATACTCTGCGCACTCTTTTGCACCTCTTCATACGCATCGTCAAACTTGCCCTTAATGAAACTCGTCAGCTCCCTAAATCCCATGCGACCCTGCGCACTTACTGGTGGTAGATACGTTCCTGCAAAAATAACTTGTTGCTGTGGCGTCATAATGATACTCAGAGGCCACCCACCGGAGCGTTTGGTGAGCAGATAATGCACATCTTGGTAGTATTTATCCAAATCTGGCATCTCTTCTCGATCGACTTTGATGCTGACATACGCGTCATTGAGTACCTTAGCGCTTACGTCATCTTCAAACGTCTCACGCTCCATCACATGACACCAATGACAGGTGCTGTAGCCGATGGAGAGAAAGATCAGCTTGTTTTCATCTTTGGCTTTGGCAAGCGCTTTATCGCTCCATGCCATCCAATTAACGGGATTATGCGCATGTTGCAACAGATAGGGAGAATCCTCATGGATCAGTTCATTTGTGTGCATCACAGGCTCCTAGGGGTTGTAAGGCGTCGGTGTGTAGCCTTTTTGAATCAGCGATTTCATACCGCCTTTGAGATTGACCACTTTGTAGCCTTGCTTTGAAAGAAGCTCCGAAACAGCAGAGGTTCGACTTCCCGTACGGCAAATAAGCGCAAACTCTTGATCTTTGCTCACATATTTATCCAATGTTTTCATGAAAGCTTCCGCGTCATAGCGTCCTTGCTCATCAAAAAAGGTTAAAGGAATGGCATTTTTGACGATTCCTGTCTCTTTCCATTCGGGCATGGTTCGAATATCGATGATTTTGATGCCACTGTTAACCACCGCTTCGCTTACATCCACATGTCGCAGTTCAGCAAATAAGAAGGTAGAAAAAAGGGCGATAAGCAGTAAAATTTTAGACATGAAAAACTCCTCACTTTTTAGGAGTTATTCTATCCCTTTTAAGTTAGCAAGACTTTAAAATTTATAGGCTTTTTCATAACCTATGAAAAGATAAAGAGTTCGCTAAGAGTGCGTTAATTTTTAAAACTAAAAATATCGCCATAGCTTTGGCTATGACTCAATTTTGAGTTTTAAAAAGTGATGTGCTATAAGTGATACTCTTTTTTCAATAGGTTATGAAAAAGCCTATTGTACCATTCCCGCTTCAACTAAAAAAGGTGAATGGGTGTAGCTGATCTTTTTGATCTTGTCATATTTGGCGTAGGAGAGGATCAGCATATCTTTCGCACGTGTGGTTGCCACGTAAAAAAGGCGTCGCTCTTCTTCTAAGCTTCCACCTTTTTGCATGAGTTTACGGTTTGGAAAGCGCCCATCCATGAGGTCGATGACATAAACTTCTTTAAACTCAAGCCCTTTGCTCGCATGAATGCTCAGCAGGTTTACACCCTCGCCTTCGCTCATTTCATTGCTTCCAAGCGTTAAAGCATTCAAGAAGCGTTCACTTGAAGCATACGAACTTGCCAAGTCTTTCAGTAAGTGACCTTTTCGAAAA from Sulfurospirillum multivorans DSM 12446 carries:
- a CDS encoding DNA-processing protein DprA — translated: MTYSENAINILTVKTYKGIGTAWIVKNLRGNESTETIVSLLNNNSKQNEIITIDDFEFSKNHIKEKLSNFEDSCDGLIAIGDKNFPRYRGDVKESEQPIFLFYKGDIDLLDIDNNNITVIGLLNPDETIETRERKIVEEIVKRDITIVSGLAFGCDSIAHQQAIIGGKTIAILPSPLNDILPTKNRDLAFEIVEEGGLLITEYYEKFKSKMELSSRYKERDRLQALFCDTIILAASYAQDSATRWNIYNQKLDSGARLAMEYAKNYNIPRAVMYNQDTDIDNPMFDLNRQLILEEKNITILTQKNLEKMIDKIKEKRLHYNKPLSLFDQ
- a CDS encoding IS110 family RNA-guided transposase produces the protein MYEYIGIDISKASLQIHLGTFNEDIEAENSLKGLKQLYAKVKKRYGKSVEVVWIYEPTGSYSTLVKRFCAQHAILCYIIKPSQSAAFAKTIKNRNKSDVVDARMLYQIHKIAPSEEIAIPHYDAKLETLQNYLRYYKTVMKERVVKTNQLEAALNREDELFIIRKLRVKIKALKAEEKEIITTMLELIKANKAYEEHFSAITSLKGIGTISGLVLFDLFMRYGDASSKEIVAFCGLDPIEVSSGSSLKRKSRISKQGSRLVRSTLFMPTLIAINHNPHMQMFYNRLKEKGKQSTVAQIAVMRKMVVIAFSLFKNREIYDTNRFLKLDEKRVA
- a CDS encoding thioredoxin domain-containing protein, whose product is MHTNELIHEDSPYLLQHAHNPVNWMAWSDKALAKAKDENKLIFLSIGYSTCHWCHVMERETFEDDVSAKVLNDAYVSIKVDREEMPDLDKYYQDVHYLLTKRSGGWPLSIIMTPQQQVIFAGTYLPPVSAQGRMGFRELTSFIKGKFDDAYEEVQKSAQSIEAAIKQYERSFEQKQSIHTEAVIEAFVSKVKTSFDDVSKGIGSAPKFPHASTWNALLDIYAQTKNLEALYMSEDALFAMAQGGINDQIEGGFYRYSVDEAWVIPHFEKMLYTNAELIEVYAKLYSLTQKPLFNEVVDKTIEAMDERFLKEGLYLSASDADSEGEEGKYFVFGFLQAKEALLKGGLSEVETKAVMDYFGITKFGNFEHQTTNPVLTCNEKPARLDEAIAMLKEVRQRVVYPFIDTKILTAWNALMVTALFEAGKIEKAKSVLDSLLNTLHVNGILYHQIVLGGSLKVEALLEDYAFVIESLLRGYAHTKETNYLELAKKLSHEAEHKFYKEETWYLSDKAFRAKAVLEDNSYKSPLSTMIKNLFELAKIENDTALFIRAKDMLESFGSGIQKYTHAYPEAVRAITLYM
- a CDS encoding rhodanese-like domain-containing protein produces the protein MSKILLLIALFSTFLFAELRHVDVSEAVVNSGIKIIDIRTMPEWKETGIVKNAIPLTFFDEQGRYDAEAFMKTLDKYVSKDQEFALICRTGSRTSAVSELLSKQGYKVVNLKGGMKSLIQKGYTPTPYNP